One genomic window of Candidatus Woesearchaeota archaeon includes the following:
- a CDS encoding TATA-box-binding protein — translation MATKKHDVQVVNIVVSTSFEHDIPLEKMAAVLSNTEYNPEQFPGLVIRIKEPKTSALIFSSGKVVCTGARTLEEVDRAIKNIIESLKKIDITIKVKPEITIQNIVASGNIGMDLNLNTLAMKLENTEYEPEQFPGLVYKLMEANATFLLFSNGKVVCTGTKSEEQVHEALDLCVANLKKVMKK, via the coding sequence ATGGCAACGAAAAAGCATGACGTGCAGGTAGTGAATATCGTTGTTTCGACGAGTTTCGAGCACGATATACCGCTGGAGAAGATGGCAGCGGTGCTTTCAAACACAGAATACAACCCGGAACAATTCCCCGGGCTCGTTATCAGGATTAAGGAGCCGAAGACCAGCGCGCTCATTTTTAGTTCCGGAAAGGTAGTCTGTACGGGAGCAAGAACGCTTGAAGAAGTTGATCGTGCCATTAAGAACATTATTGAGTCACTCAAGAAGATCGACATCACGATAAAGGTCAAGCCCGAGATAACTATTCAGAACATCGTCGCGAGTGGAAACATCGGCATGGATTTAAATTTGAACACGCTCGCGATGAAGCTCGAGAACACCGAGTACGAGCCAGAGCAGTTCCCTGGGCTTGTCTACAAGCTCATGGAGGCGAATGCGACGTTCTTGCTCTTTAGCAACGGCAAGGTAGTGTGTACCGGCACGAAGAGCGAAGAACAAGTGCACGAGGCGCTTGACTTGTGTGTGGCGAACTTGAAGAAAGTTATGAAGAAATAA